In Archangium violaceum, the following are encoded in one genomic region:
- a CDS encoding pyridoxine 5'-phosphate synthase: MGQRLGVNVDHVATLRQARRTTYPDPVTAAAIAELAGAGQITIHLREDRRHIQERDLRILRETVQTLLNLEMAATQEMVKIAYEHKPDVVTLVPERREELTTEGGLDVAGQRDPLAKIIKNLKDGDIPVSLFIDPDLDQVRASHKVNADRIELHTGRYCEARNERERTRELSRIVDAAKAAARLGMTVAAGHGLNYDNVLPIARIQEIDELNIGHSIVARAVLVGFERAVREMVELMRNPG; the protein is encoded by the coding sequence ATGGGACAGCGATTGGGTGTGAATGTGGACCACGTGGCGACGCTGCGTCAGGCGCGGCGCACCACGTACCCGGATCCGGTGACGGCGGCGGCCATCGCCGAGCTGGCCGGTGCCGGGCAGATCACCATCCACCTGCGGGAAGACCGGCGTCACATCCAGGAGCGCGACCTGCGCATCCTCCGGGAGACCGTCCAGACGCTGCTCAACCTGGAGATGGCGGCCACCCAGGAGATGGTGAAGATCGCCTACGAGCACAAGCCGGACGTGGTGACGCTGGTGCCCGAGCGGCGCGAGGAGCTCACCACCGAGGGCGGGCTCGACGTGGCCGGCCAGCGGGATCCGCTCGCGAAGATCATCAAGAACCTCAAGGACGGGGACATCCCCGTGTCGCTGTTCATCGATCCGGACCTGGACCAGGTGCGGGCGTCGCACAAGGTGAACGCGGACCGGATCGAATTGCACACCGGGCGCTACTGCGAGGCGCGCAACGAGCGCGAGCGGACGCGGGAGCTGAGCCGCATCGTGGACGCGGCGAAGGCGGCGGCGCGGCTGGGCATGACGGTGGCGGCGGGCCACGGGCTCAACTACGACAACGTGCTGCCCATCGCGCGCATCCAGGAGATCGACGAGCTGAACATCGGTCACTCCATCGTCGCGCGGGCGGTGCTGGTGGGCTTCGAGCGGGCGGTGCGGGAGATGGTCGAGCTGATGCGCAACCCGGGATAG
- the acpS gene encoding holo-ACP synthase, with the protein MAILGLGMDICSVARIQRILDGPRAERFLERVYTEAERALCGARADAASAYAARFAAKEALVKALGAPPGLTWQDMEVVRQGGPPGFRLSGVALQEMEKRGAEALLALTHDAGVAAATVILQKRS; encoded by the coding sequence ATGGCGATCCTCGGCCTGGGGATGGACATCTGCTCGGTGGCGCGCATCCAGCGCATCCTCGACGGGCCGCGCGCCGAGCGCTTCCTGGAGCGGGTGTACACGGAGGCCGAGCGGGCGCTGTGTGGCGCGCGAGCGGACGCGGCCAGTGCCTACGCGGCCCGCTTCGCCGCCAAGGAGGCCCTGGTGAAGGCGCTGGGCGCGCCTCCGGGCCTCACCTGGCAGGACATGGAGGTGGTGCGCCAGGGCGGTCCGCCGGGCTTCCGCCTCTCCGGGGTGGCTCTCCAGGAGATGGAGAAGCGAGGCGCGGAGGCCCTGCTCGCGCTCACCCATGACGCGGGGGTCGCCGCCGCGACGGTCATCCTTCAGAAAAGGAGCTGA
- a CDS encoding NAD(P)H-hydrate dehydratase — MRRALTAARMRAADQAAESRFGMPSPLLMENAGRFLADAARELGAPEGRYVVVCGPGNNGGDGLVAARFLHAAGLPVTLVLVGDRAKLTPESKRNLHALGPSGIQPQPLGAVAEPRGGDVVVDALFGTGLTRAPAGEFAEAIQHMLRWRAAGAKVVAADIPSGLHTDTGEPFSPCVEADVTVTFGFLKQGQVLEPGATLCGELRCVDIGIPPEAAEPHPGVELFLVEESDARGAIAPRRSDTHKGTYGHVLVVAGSHGKSGAAAMSALGALRAGAGLVTVATRSEVVESVLGHAPEVMGWPLENRGPLGMADLEPLLEAAEKKDVLVVGPGIPRGPETTKLLGELLSRVDAPAVLDADALNAVATDLDVLRRAKGPLVLTPHPGEMSRLTGVPTKDLQKARVEVARDFARTHGVTLVLKGARTLIAHADGSVYVNPTGNPGMATGGMGDVLSGVLGALLGQGLKLPEAAWTAVYAHGLSADLMVARRGRLGLIATDVAKGMCNVWTRWNR; from the coding sequence ATGCGCCGTGCCCTCACCGCCGCGAGGATGCGCGCGGCCGACCAGGCCGCCGAGTCCCGTTTCGGCATGCCGTCCCCTTTGCTGATGGAGAACGCCGGCCGGTTCCTCGCGGACGCGGCGCGCGAGCTGGGCGCCCCGGAGGGGCGGTACGTGGTGGTGTGCGGGCCGGGCAACAACGGCGGGGACGGGCTGGTGGCGGCGCGCTTCCTCCACGCCGCCGGGCTCCCCGTGACGCTGGTGCTGGTGGGCGACAGGGCGAAGCTGACGCCCGAGTCGAAGCGCAACCTGCACGCGCTCGGGCCCTCGGGGATTCAGCCCCAGCCGCTCGGGGCGGTGGCGGAGCCTCGGGGCGGGGACGTGGTGGTGGACGCGCTCTTCGGCACGGGGCTCACGCGGGCTCCGGCCGGGGAGTTCGCCGAGGCCATCCAGCACATGCTCCGCTGGCGCGCGGCGGGCGCGAAGGTGGTGGCCGCAGACATCCCCTCGGGGCTGCACACGGACACCGGCGAGCCCTTCTCTCCCTGCGTGGAGGCGGACGTCACCGTCACCTTCGGCTTCCTCAAGCAGGGGCAGGTGCTGGAGCCCGGCGCCACCCTGTGCGGCGAGCTGCGGTGCGTGGACATCGGCATTCCTCCCGAGGCCGCCGAGCCCCACCCGGGCGTGGAGCTGTTCCTCGTCGAGGAGTCGGATGCGCGAGGGGCCATCGCTCCGCGCCGCTCGGACACGCACAAGGGCACCTACGGGCACGTGCTGGTGGTGGCCGGCAGCCACGGCAAGTCCGGCGCGGCGGCCATGTCCGCCCTGGGAGCGCTGCGCGCGGGCGCGGGGCTCGTCACCGTGGCCACCCGCTCCGAGGTGGTGGAGTCGGTGCTGGGCCATGCGCCCGAGGTGATGGGGTGGCCGTTGGAGAACCGGGGGCCGCTCGGCATGGCGGACCTGGAGCCCCTGCTGGAGGCGGCGGAGAAGAAGGACGTGCTCGTCGTGGGGCCCGGCATCCCCCGGGGCCCGGAGACGACGAAGCTCCTGGGCGAGCTGCTCTCGCGCGTGGATGCGCCCGCGGTGCTGGACGCGGACGCGCTCAACGCCGTGGCCACGGACCTGGACGTGCTGCGCCGGGCGAAGGGGCCGCTGGTGCTCACCCCGCACCCGGGCGAGATGTCCCGGCTCACGGGCGTGCCCACGAAGGATCTCCAGAAGGCCCGCGTGGAGGTGGCGCGGGACTTCGCGCGCACGCACGGGGTGACGCTGGTGCTCAAGGGCGCTCGGACGCTCATCGCTCACGCGGATGGCTCCGTGTACGTCAACCCCACCGGCAACCCGGGCATGGCCACCGGAGGCATGGGGGACGTGCTGAGCGGCGTGCTGGGCGCGCTGCTGGGACAGGGCCTGAAGCTCCCCGAGGCCGCCTGGACTGCGGTCTACGCGCACGGGCTGTCGGCGGACCTGATGGTGGCCCGGCGCGGCAGGCTGGGGTTGATCGCCACGGACGTGGCCAAGGGGATGTGCAACGTGTGGACGAGGTGGAACCGATGA
- the tsaE gene encoding tRNA (adenosine(37)-N6)-threonylcarbamoyltransferase complex ATPase subunit type 1 TsaE, translating to MSAPSLGRTVLSGSPEETHRLGVRLGELLQPGDFVGLVGDLGAGKTHLVRGVAEGAGVSRSEVASPTFAIVYPYRGRVPLYHADLYRLADYDELYATGFLDLVGGDGAVLVEWLDRVPEAAPREYLRITLRDTGEESRELVAEAWGSRPAALLKAWLG from the coding sequence ATGAGCGCGCCCTCGCTGGGCCGCACGGTGCTGTCGGGCTCGCCCGAGGAGACGCACCGGCTGGGAGTCCGGCTCGGGGAGCTGCTCCAGCCGGGGGACTTCGTGGGCCTGGTGGGCGACCTGGGCGCGGGCAAGACGCACCTGGTGCGCGGCGTGGCCGAGGGCGCGGGCGTGTCGCGCTCGGAGGTGGCCAGCCCCACCTTCGCCATCGTCTACCCCTACCGGGGCCGGGTGCCGCTCTACCACGCGGACCTCTACCGGCTGGCCGACTACGACGAGCTGTACGCCACGGGCTTCCTGGACCTGGTGGGCGGGGACGGCGCGGTGCTGGTGGAGTGGCTGGACAGGGTTCCGGAGGCCGCGCCCCGCGAGTACCTGCGCATCACCCTCCGGGACACCGGCGAGGAGTCGCGCGAGCTGGTGGCCGAGGCCTGGGGCTCGCGGCCCGCGGCGCTGCTGAAGGCGTGGCTGGGGTAG